The nucleotide window CATCTCAcaacattaatattttttattttgcagcTAAAAGGTTGTTTAGCTACATTCTATgctaaatattcttttatatattttcaggtATTTGGGGTTAGGTATTTTTTCACCATACATCTTTAGCACTTGCCTAGCTTTATCTTGGACATTTCCAGTTACATTTATTGAAGATTCCACAGCAAATGAGTTTTCtgataaacacatttttatattttacattctttatagtcttttggagtagtttgaagttaaaagtgattttaatatattgtttctttccttttggaagtgtaaattattgatatgttagtGGTTCTTATTTGTCCATCTTCTGAGATAGTAAATTGGTGAGTAAATCATCTCTGAtaattgtcaaatatttttaaagagagtgTTTTATAGATAGAGCAGAACAAATTGATAAAATCAACTTTCTAGGTTCACTATTGTCATGCAATCAAAGTATTTTTCTCTACTAGTAATGGAGATGACCTCTGCTAGCTCTGAGTCATCATAGCTACCGATGTGGTCCCTGTTACACACAGACCGAGAGGCCACAGGCATGTGTGATGTGACATGAGGAAGTGAAAAGATGACACTGGCACCCAGCCGCCTCCATCTGCTAATAATGGGACTTGGGGAAAATTACTCACCCTCTCTAAGTCTTCTTGTTTCATTAATATAATTTGAAGATAAAGTCAAggctacctcacagggttattgtgaaacacaaatttaaaaaaatttttaaagctttgggCAAAGTATCAAGGAAATGCATGGGGTTATCAAGGTGAGTTAGGAGACCCAGGCTACAGTATCCTTTTTATCTTAGTGCTCAATATTAGCAATCAGTCGGTCATGTGTTTATTATTATCAGGCACGACAGTAAACCAGAGAGATCAACTGTGCTATTCTTGCCATTTCAGTGTCTAGAATGCAAGCATTCGTCAACATagagttaaaaaaattacaaactccTAGAGAGCCTGGCTGCTGAGAATCTGCAGAAAGTTCCAAGACATTAAACTATCTTAAGAGAATGACCTAAACACTCCGGCTCAGAATTAATTTCAGCTCCAAATGTTTGCAAAGCACAGAAGCGCTTCTGGGAGCAATACAAAAATGCAGGGAGTAACCTACTTCTCAAACTACCTATCTGTGCAAATATGATTATACATCCAAATTTACACAGTGGAAGGTGTTGATTCTTTCCCACCCCAGCTATTTCAGTACCAAATCATGCAGAGGGCAATGGGGAGAGATAAGGCTTCCCTGGACAGGATGGCTTTTGATAACCTCAGTTGAATAGATCATCTCAGAGTGgctcatttttttatttaagcAGGGTCACTCCTGCTCCTGCTGTTGCTGGTGTCAAATCTGCTCTTGTGCAAGAGTGTGGCCTCCCTTCCCATCTGTCCCAGCGGGGCTGTCAACTGCCAGGTGTCCCTTCGAGACCTGTTTGACCGCGCAGTCATCCTGTCCCACTACATCCATAACCTCTCCTCGGAAATGTTCAACGAATTTGTAAGTACTGCACTTCATGCCTCTTTCCAGAAAGAGCCTTCACGTAAGTGACTGGGCTAAACCACACTGCAAACAAGAAAGCTGCACCAGCCAAATTTCAAATGATACGCTTTCCGGGTCAAAGAAGGCATCAGCTCGTAAGATGTAGGAGAAAGGGTCAGTTTCAGGAAATCTCGAAGATTCTTAAAGAGTGTAATAAttgtttttcaatttcctttacttcattttattgttttaatttccaaaataacttttaaagcACCTGTATTAGTCCACTTGGagtgccataacagaataccatagactaggtggattaaatagcagaaatttatttcctcacagttctgggggctggaagtcccagatcagggtgccagcacggtCAGGTTCTTGTAAGGGCTCTCTCTTCCCAATCTGGCTCCTccatgtgtcctcacatggtaagcgggggagaaagagacagagatacagagaaaacaagaaaactctcttataaagacactaatcaCATTGGATCAGGGTTCTAGCCTATGAGCTCACTGAACCTTAATTACCTTCATAAAGGTCCTTCTCCAAATACAGTACATTGAGGGTTGGGGCTTCAACACAGGAATCTGGGGGAGACACAAACCTTCAGTCCATAACAGCACCTGACCTAAAGCACTTTTAGGTGGGGCTGAGGAAAAGGAAGTATGTTGACTTTTTTGTCCTTAAGTGTCTCTCTGGGCATTCTTCACCTAGCACACAGTAGATACCCGATAAATAACTGCACTGCAGTGAATTGGGTGGATTGAACATGGTAAAGGAAGCTGAATCCATGTCAGGAAAACAAATAATGATAGTTTCTTAAATGCTACAAATTATTGTTCTAAGATTTGCAGTGAATAGGTTTAGAACCAACTAGAAGGGTTGGTTTAGAACTGGAAACAATTATTCTCTTTCTGATGAAGGTACTTTGAAAGTTGTATGTTAACTCTTTTAGGACAATCACGGAGCACATAGTAGAGCAAACAGCTGATAAAAAATGGTATTCAATGTTTGTATTAAATTCATGTAGTTCTTTTTACTCACCAGTTTCTCTTTCATTCTCCATTTTTAACTGGCCACCTTTTTTCCAAATCTTACAAATAATCCCTTTAAATGTTCACAAGTTTTACTAAAGATTAGTTTTTCTCTATCAATGTGTTAGCTagttttttctattcttattctCAGTCCGTTGCTTAGTATTCCTTAGAATTTTATGCCACGTTTCTCTGACTTACCATTTTGTCACCATCAGCAAAATTGTAGTCTGCATCTATGATGAACACTAAGCTATAGGCATGTGGATTCAGAGATTAGTCAAAGAAAAGTTATCATTTTATAACTCCTATTAAGGAAGTATATTGGTTCTGACCCACAGTGAACAAAAGATTAAATGGCTAAATACAGGTACATATGCACTGTATTTGgttcaaatacttttaaaaaagatgatacttaataaaacatttaatatttcatatttgagGTATTTTTAGTGTTTGCTCTCCAGATAATAACTTGTGGGAAGGGTGAAATTAAACAAGGGAATAGCAAAGGGAAGAGCTTGGAATTTAGAAAAGTtagatgaaaaaaagaatttttatagagataatggaaagaaaaagtagGACAAAGAATGACTTTTATGtggctttcattaaaaaaatgatacatctATCAAATGTGTTACTATTCTGGTAATGGGTTCATTTATTCAATGCCCAAACAACACTAACTCAGTAAATCTGCTTGATCACTTCCAGGATAAACGGTACGCTCAGGGCAGAGGGTTCATTACCAAGGCTATCAACAGCTGCCAcacctcctccctctccacccctgaAGACAAAGAACAAGCCCAACAGGTCCATGTGAGTCTTTTATCCAGGTTTTTCACCTAAACAAATGAGATAGTCCACGGGTGTTACCAGGCTGCAGATTATTAGAAGTAATGGTAACGGCACATGCAAAGGAAGGTGGAGGAAGAGCAAGCTATCGAAGAGAAATTACATTCTGCACTTGATGAAGTATGAGTAAAATCAAGTGCTGACTAAAGATTGATAGCAGCAAAATAAATGATCTATAAATTGTCCATGCAGACAACATTACTTCAACCAATGCATTAGACCTAGGATTGCATATACTTTACTGCATGAAAGCATGAACTGAATGGGACTTCCAtgtgtaaaatattaaatttgcAAAATTCATGGGTACTTAAGAAACGCAAACCCAGTTGATGTATCCCCCATTACTAGTGACTCTTACATGGGCAGCATTTACCATGACGGACCACTGTACCATTCGAGCCATTGCTTCTGACTTTCAAGGCTCTCCTGATTCTGCTTCTACTTCTCTGACACCTACTTCATTCTTCACTGACTCCTCTGTcacctctcattctttttttttttttttttaacatctttattggagtataactgctttacaatggtatgttagtttcagcttcacaacaaaatgaatcagttatatatatacatatgttcccatatctcttcccgcttgcgtctccctccctcccaccctccctatcccacccctccaggcggtcacaaagcaccgagctgatctccctgtgctattcaccTCTCATTCTTAATTACAGGTCTCTCCCCAAATCAGGTCCTATGACCGCAACTATTGCCTCTGTTCTGATGACAACAAAGTCTGTGTATCAAGGCCTGTTCATTTatcccagctccatttttttatcATCATAATCTCTCCCTTCTGATTCCCTGCCCGAACCACTGTCCTCACATGACTTTAAATACTTTCACATATATACCCTCTTAAATACAATCTGTTCTCTCTCTACAACTTGGTTAATGATACCAGCATTCTTTCAGTCTAGTAAGCTCATTAATAACGATGATGATAAAATGAAGGAAGAAggtgaagaaggagaaggaattttttataaatttaaaatttattgagagcTACTACATTGCCATACATTCTACAAAGCACTTTATGTGCACTATTATATTCAGTCGTCACAAAAAATCCTATAACACAGGTACTGCTATTACACTTCCTGagataaggaaaccgaggctcagagaagttatggAATTTGCACctgtcacacagctaggaagcagtGAGTCTGGGTTTCATCCAACTCAGAGCTCTCACTTTTAACCATTGAGCTACAATGGCCCAGGGCATATATGCCACTCACCATACAGCCTGTATTTCTTTATAACTCCTTCTCTCACATTCTAGTCATGCTTCCATTGCAATGTCTATTTGATTCTTCTCCACTCTTCATTTCCTTTACCAGTAGATTAGTTCATGGACATCAAGAAAGTAAGCATTTTAAATCAGAGATGCTCAGCCCCTTGGAGTTTCATGCCTGATACTGGTAGTAGTAAACTAGGGGGCAACACCCTCCATTGTGAATCCCATTGATGCTGTTACTAAAGACAGTACTGCGCCATTTTCTGCACCTACACATGTCAACAAAACAGACTGCTCTGACAGCAGCATGGGGGTTGGTGTTGGGATAGATTAAGGAAAGCATGTTTTTAAATGTCATGTCTTCTTCACTGTCTCTTTGTTCcaatatcataaaataaaattaccaatcaaaaatgaatatattaatacatGATTTGATTcattaatacaaatgaatctttgGGTGAAAATGATGTGGGCATGGGTGGAATCTGTCTTTCCTGGGTAGATACTCCAGGCACATACTGAGTTCCAACAAAATACTTAGGTTTCTTTCCCTGGACAAGCAAAGTATtcaaatataaagaactcactaAGTAGATGGTCGAATTTCCGAggtaaaaacaaaattctttacATTATAAATTAGAACTCATTAGAAGAATTAGTTATTTGCATAAGGCagacccagagataaacccatgcacctatggtcaactaatctatgacaaaggaggcaaggatatataatggagaaaagacagcctcttccataaatggtgctgggaaaactggacagctacatgtaaaagaatgaaattagaacactccctaacaccatacacaaaaataaactcaaaatggattagagacctaaatgtaagaccggacactataaacctcttagaggaaaacataggaagaacactctttgacataaatgacagcaagatcttttttgatccacctcctagagtaatggaaataaaaacaaaaataaacaaatgggacctaatgaaacttaaaagcttttgcaaagcaaaggaaactacaaacaagatgaaaagataaccctcagaatgggagaaaatatttgcaaatgaatcaacaaaggattaatctccaaaacgtataaacagctcatgcagctcaatattaaaaaaaacaaacaacccaatcaaaaaatgggcagaagacctaaatagacatttctccaaagaagacatacagatggccaagaagcacatgaaaagctgctcaacatcactaattattagagaaatgcaaatcaaaagtacaatgaggtatcacctcacacgggtcagaatggccgtcatcagaaaatgtacaaacaacaaatgctggagaggttgtggcgaaaagggaaccctcttgtactgttggtgggaatgtaaattgatacagccactatggagaacggtatggaggttccttaaaaaagtaaaaatagaattaccatatgacccagcaatcccactactgggcatatacccagagaaaaccataattcaaaaagacacatgcaccccaatgttcactgcagcactgtttacaacagccaggtcatggaagcaacctaagtgcccatcgaaaagacgaatggataaagaagatgtggtacagggcttccctggtggcgcagtggttgggagtctgcctgccgatgcaggggacgcgggttcgtgccccggtccgggaagatcccacatgccgcggggcggctgggcccgtgagccatggccgctgagcctgcgcgtccggagcctgtgcttcgcaacgggagaggccacaacagtgagaggcccgcgtaccgcaaaaacaaaaaaacaacaacaacaacaaaaaaagaagatgtggtacatatatacaatggaacattactcagccataaaaaggaatgaaattgggtcatttgtagagacgtggatggatctagagactgtcctacagagtgaagtaagtcagaaagagaaaaacaaatattgtatattaaggtatatatgtggaacctagaaaaaatggtacagatgaaccggtttgcagggtagaaatggagacacagaagtagagaacaaacatatggacaccaagaggggaaagtggtgggggggggtgggatgaattgggggattgggactgacatatacatagtaatatgtataaaatagataactaattagaacctgctgtataaaaaaataaaataaaattcaaaaattcaaataagtaaaaataaaagcattgaaaaaaataagccagatattttaaaattttagcaaaatgtaaacaaatagcttacattttatacttttacaaCTTTTACCACCTTCAAAAAATTTTGTGTACACACAGGAATAACAAAGAGGTTTTTTTAGGTCAGCCTCTCTGCACAAAAATCACATGTGACTAAACCCACTGTATTAtgcttattttaatgaaattgctTCCTATGGTCGCTTAGCATGAAGTCCTTCTGAGCATGATCCTTGGCGTGCTGCGCTCCTGGAATGACCCTCTGTACCACCTGGTCACTGAGGTGCGGGGTATGCAAGAAGCCCCAGAGGCTATCCTATCAAGAGCCATAGAGATTGAGGAACAGAACAAACGACTTCTAGAAGGCATGGAGAAGATAGTTGGCCAGGTGAGCAGCCTCTTGAAGGCTTCCTTGGTTTTCTCATGAATGAAAGAAGTGACCTCTGTGATGAGGAATGAGTTTTGAAATATCTCACTTTGCAAGAACAAGATGCAGGCCTCCTATATTCTAGACTGCTATTAAATAAAGCAAGAGCCTAGTCATTCATCATAGTGATAGATTCTATTGTAAGTGAAGCAGAATTCTACTACGATTTTTGACAGGTGCAGCCTTCCCTGCATTGCACACAATTCCACCAAAAGCTTGCCTTTTCCTGGGCACAGGTGGTTGAAATATTTTCAAGGGTAAGAGAACTACAGAATAgaatttgcaaaataaatgttttcttcaaaGTATCCCAGGATATCTGCTACTGAAATTCTGCTTGTATTCTTTCTCTGTCCTCCTCAAACCAAAGGATGAgagtgggaaggaagaaaagagaaagtcaaaaCCAGATTGGATGGTGTTTCTCCCCACTCCTCGCTGCTCTGCTGGAGATACCtgtcagggaaggaaggagattgAAAAGAGGAGGCCACAGCATGAATGCTGTCCCACAAGCACTAGATTTCAGTGGGTCACAAAAGATGGAGACGCtccttttctggaattttttttattttgtaatttacacAAAGTTTTCCCATCCGAAATTTTCTTTGGGAGGGGGCTCCAAAATAAAAACTCTAATCATTGCATTTAATCTCCCCAAATAATTTATCATATTTAGATTGATATATGCATTTAGATGGGATAAATAAATGGGATAAATAAATCTCCATTTAGATGGGATAATTTCAACATGAGGGAGGGAACATCTAAGCAGCTTCCTGAAGTTCTCAGAAATAATATataatctaaataaaaatatatgattacAGACCTAATAATAGGAgcaattttatatttctcttattgTGTACAAAGTACATGTTAATCCTGTgacatttttgtcattttcaggGGAGAAGAATATATCCATCACAAATACAAAGCACATTTTAACCCTGGGACATATGAAATAAACACCTAgattttcaggttattttcctCATTCCTGTGGGCCTATTTTCTGAGGTCACTAATTTGTTCTATAAtacttcattttgttcttttttaccgcttacttatttattcttattCATATCATTGCCCTTTGCACAGTAAATTTTGTCTTAGGGCTCAAGcaccaaaataaaaagcaaggcaACACACACAAATTCCAATAAGGAATCCCAGGTTTAAAAAATGGTCTTACTCTGCAGCAGAAAGTTCGTGTAGCAGGGTCTACAGTTATCCCACGTTTATACCTAGAAGCTCTCCAAACTAGATGACATCCCTAGTTGCCAAGCTGGTTACTTGGTCTCTTGGTTCTCCGGGGGTTCCCAGCCCACAGAGGGTAACAAGCATGAAGATGCAAGGTGCTCAGTTGCTCACAGTCCCCACCCTACCACCCACCTCTCACCACTGGGGGGTTGCTGTCAGCACCCCCTTTTTATAGGCAGTTTTCCCAGTACCTCCCACTTAAGAGACATCAAGAGAAAGCAGATATTTCTCATGGACATCAGGGGGTTATCTGTCCTGGGTGGAATGTGAATGCCTCCTGACTATTTCAGAAGATCTTGTCAGTCACAGCCATCGCTAGATTAGCTGCCCCTTAAACCATCTAGTACAATCCGCATCGTTTCTAAGGTCTTTAAACACACGCTCTATGGAGAAGAGAATCAGTTCAAAGCAGGAGAAACATAAATGTAATGATGGTGACCTTCAGAAGAAATAAGGTAAAAAGTACATTTCAGAGAACAGATTCAGGACATGAAACAGTTCAAGTGATACAACTGTGTCCCTTGATCACATTCATATGAATATTCAAACAGCAGCTTTGTTTCTCCATCGTTTTACTCCTGTACAAATATCCTTAATCTGTGATCACATACATGTAAGAAAACTTACACTTGAGTTCTGCTTCTAGTTTGTAAATTACTAACAGATTTCTGATACGCTGGCTCCAAAACCTATGCCTACAGAGTTTTATATTCATGTGTCCTCCCCAAAACTTAATTTGATAATTAGAAGGAACGAAGATAAGCAAATACTAATAAAACTCATAATAAGTCATTATCTTTGGGTGCTTAGGTTCATCCTGGAGTCAAGGAGAATGAGGTCTACTCGGTGTGGTCGGGACTTCCATCCCTGCAGATGGCCGATGAAGATACGCgcctttttgctttttataacCTGCTCCACTGCCTACGCAGGGATTCACATAAGATTGACAGTTATCTCAAGCTCCTGAAGTGCCGAATCATCTACGACAGCAACTGCTAAGCCCACAGCCATTCCATTCATTTCTGAGATGGTTCTTAATGATCCATCCCATAGCAGtcttcttttagttttatagCTTTTTAATGCATGCTTGGGTGTAATGGGtctcatcttaaaaaataaaaacagactccACAGAGATGTCAAAATCTAAGAAGGCAATTTGTCAAAGtttcttatcttcattttaacagaaaatcaaaagaaaatccaTCCCTACCGTTGAGAGAAGTTCCTATTAAAATCTGTCACAAATAGCAGAACCTGGCATTACAAAGAAGACCATTAACAGCTTACTTTAGCATCACAGCAAATTATTCTGGGTCAGGTTATTAGAATCAAAGAATTAGATAATTATTTATCGTGCTGGTCATGCTACCGAGAAGACTGAATTCTCGGGATTCTTTATGAAAGCCAGCCACGTACTGTCAGCCAATTTTCACAGTGTTACAACAGACAATTAAGTGCTATGAAACTGTGATGTACCCAAATAGCGTGAGGTTTACCGAACTGTCTAAAAATTATTAGGATACCGTCTTAGTCCTTCTGGGCTGCTATTACAAAATATCACAGatttgtaaacaacagaaatcgaTTTCCACAGCGTGGTCAGGCGGGGCCCTCTTCCGGTCGCACAGTTCTTACTGGATCCTCACATGGGGGGAGGGACTAGGGAGCTCTCATATATAAaagcactaatctcattcatgaggctCCATCCTTataacttaatcacctcccaaagg belongs to Orcinus orca chromosome 10, mOrcOrc1.1, whole genome shotgun sequence and includes:
- the PRL gene encoding prolactin isoform X1; protein product: MDNKGSSQKAGSLLLLLLLVSNLLLCKSVASLPICPSGAVNCQVSLRDLFDRAVILSHYIHNLSSEMFNEFDKRYAQGRGFITKAINSCHTSSLSTPEDKEQAQQVHHEVLLSMILGVLRSWNDPLYHLVTEVRGMQEAPEAILSRAIEIEEQNKRLLEGMEKIVGQVHPGVKENEVYSVWSGLPSLQMADEDTRLFAFYNLLHCLRRDSHKIDSYLKLLKCRIIYDSNC
- the PRL gene encoding prolactin isoform X2 — encoded protein: MDNKGSSQKGSLLLLLLLVSNLLLCKSVASLPICPSGAVNCQVSLRDLFDRAVILSHYIHNLSSEMFNEFDKRYAQGRGFITKAINSCHTSSLSTPEDKEQAQQVHHEVLLSMILGVLRSWNDPLYHLVTEVRGMQEAPEAILSRAIEIEEQNKRLLEGMEKIVGQVHPGVKENEVYSVWSGLPSLQMADEDTRLFAFYNLLHCLRRDSHKIDSYLKLLKCRIIYDSNC